In a single window of the Diospyros lotus cultivar Yz01 chromosome 10, ASM1463336v1, whole genome shotgun sequence genome:
- the LOC127810891 gene encoding protein DETOXIFICATION 41-like, translating into MGSEEYQTLLLRLDSHSSLSSSGVEGLLSQGQPASLNSYLRLAGWESRLLWQLSGASIAVSIFNYMLSFVTLTFTGHLGALELAGASIASVGIQGLAYGIMLGMASAVQTVCGQAYGAKRYGALGVICQRAVVLHVGAAVLLTFLYWFAGPILKAIGQSDSIADEGQVFARGLIPQLYAFAISCPLQRFLQAQNIVNPLAYMSVGVFLLHILITWLAVYVLNYGLIGAALTLSLSWWLLVILQSLYILLSPSCAQTWTGFSRKAFTGIWPYFKLTVASAIMLCLEIWYFQGLVLISGLLPNPTISLDSISVCMNYLNWDMQFMLGLAAAASVRVSNELGAGHPMVAKFSVVIVSGTSIAISIVFSAIVLIFKVGLSKLFTSDSEVIEAVSSLTPLLAISVFLNGIQPILSGVAIGSGWQAVVAYVNLGAYYIIGLPIGCVLGFKTSLAAAGIWWGMILGVMLQTISLVILTARTNWNAEVAKAADRLHQSAEVDVLHLVDPDP; encoded by the exons ATGGGGTCTGAAGAGTACCAGACGCTGCTGCTCCGGTTAGACTCCCACTCGAGTTTGTCGTCCAGCGGGGTGGAGGGCCTGCTCTCGCAGGGCCAGCCGGCGTCCCTCAACTCGTACCTCCGGCTGGCCGGATGGGAGTCCAGGCTTCTCTGGCAGCTCTCCGGGGCCTCCATCGCCGTCTCCATCTTCAATTACATGCTTAGTTTTGTCACCCTCACCTTCACCGGCCATCTCGGCGCCTTGGAGCTGGCCGGCGCCTCCATTGCCAGCGTCGGAATTCAAGGTCTCGCTTATGGGATCATG CTGGGCATGGCGAGCGCCGTCCAGACGGTGTGCGGGCAGGCATACGGAGCAAAGAGATACGGAGCCCTGGGGGTGATATGCCAGAGGGCGGTAGTGTTGCACGTGGGAGCAGCCGTGCTGCTCACATTCCTCTACTGGTTCGCGGGGCCAATCCTCAAGGCAATCGGCCAATCGGATAGCATAGCGGACGAAGGGCAAGTGTTCGCCAGGGGGCTGATCCCTCAGCTCTACGCCTTCGCCATAAGCTGCCCCTTGCAGAGGTTCCTCCAGGCGCAGAACATTGTCAATCCTCTTGCTTACATGTCCGTGGGAGTCTTTCTCCTCCACATTCTCATCACATGGCTGGCTGTCTACGTCCTCAACTACGGCCTAATAGGAGCTGCTCTCACCCTCAGCCTGTCCTGGTGGCTTCTCGTCATTTTGCAATCACTCTACATACTTCTCAGCCCATCCTGCGCCCAAACTTGGACTGGTTTCTCTCGAAAAGCTTTCACTGGGATTTGGCCTTATTTCAAGCTCACTGTTGCCTCTGCTATCATGTTGTG TTTGGAGATATGGTACTTCCAAGGGCTCGTGCTTATATCAGGCCTCCTTCCCAACCCAACAATCTCTCTCGATTCCATCTCCGTTTG CATGAATTACCTGAACTGGGACATGCAGTTCATGCTGGGGCTGGCCGCAGCAGCCAGCGTGAGGGTGAGCAATGAGCTCGGGGCAGGGCATCCAATGGTGGCGAAGTTTTCGGTGGTGATAGTGAGCGGGACCAGCATTGCCATCAGCATAGTGTTCAGTGCCATTGTTCTGATATTCAAGGTGGGATTAAGCAAGCTGTTTACGAGCGACTCGGAAGTGATTGAGGCAGTGTCCAGCTTGACACCATTGCTTGCCATCTCTGTTTTCCTCAATGGCATCCAGCCGATACTCTCAG GTGTGGCCATTGGGAGCGGATGGCAAGCGGTGGTGGCATATGTGAATCTGGGGGCGTACTACATAATTGGACTGCCAATCGGATGCGTTCTTGGCTTCAAAACAAGCCTTGCAGCTGCG GGGATATGGTGGGGGATGATCTTAGGAGTGATGTTGCAGACAATAAGTCTGGTGATTCTAACAGCCAGAACAAATTGGAACGCTGAG gTTGCCAAAGCTGCCGACCGCTTGCACCAATCTGCAGAGGTAGACGTGTTGCACCTTGTCGACCCCGATCCATGA
- the LOC127811708 gene encoding 2,3-bisphosphoglycerate-independent phosphoglycerate mutase: MGSGGFSWKLADHPKLPKGKVVALVVLDGWGEANPDQYNCIHTADTPAMDSLKNGAPDTWRLVRAHGKAVGLPTEDDMGNSEVGHNALGAGRIYAQGAKLVDFALASGKIYDGDGFNYIKESFETGTLHLIGLLSDGGVHSRLDQLQLLLKGASERGAKRIRVHVLTDGRDVLDGSSVGFVETLENDLANLRAKGVDAQIASGGGRMYVTMDRYENDWGVVKRGWDAQVLGEAPHKFRSALEAVKKLREAPNMSDQYLPPFVIVDEHGKAVGPIVDGDAVVTINFRADRMVMLAKALEYEDFDLFDRVRFPKIRYAGMLQYDGELKLPSRYLVSPPEIERTSGEYLVHNGVCTFACSETVKFGHVTFFWNGNRSGCFNPEMEEYVEIPSDSGITFNVQPKMKALEIAEKARDAILSRKFHQVRVNLPNSDMVGHTGDIKATVVACKAADEAVKMILDAIEQVGGIYVVTADHGNAEDMVKRNKKGEPLLDKSGNIQILTSHTLQPVPLAIGGPGLAPGVRFRKDVPDGGLANVAATVMNLHGFEAPSDYETTLIEVVD, translated from the exons ATGGGCAGCGGTGGATTTTCATGGAAACTGGCCGATCACCCGAAGCTCCCAAAGGGAAAGGTCGTGGCGTTGGTGGTCTTGGATGGTTGGGGGGAAGCCAATCCCGATCAGTACAACTGCATCCACACTGCCGACACCCCCGCCATGGATTCCCTAAAAAAC GGTGCCCCTGATACGTGGAGATTGGTGAGGGCGCATGGTAAGGCCGTAGGGCTTCCCACAGAGGATGACATGGGGAACAGTGAAGTAGGTCACAATGCTCTTGGTGCTGGGAGGATTTATGCTCAAGG GGCAAAACTTGTTGACTTTGCTCTCGCATCTGGGAAAATTTATGATGGAGATGGTTTCAACTACATTAAGGAATCCTTTGAAACTGGCACATTGCATTTGATTGGGTTATTGAGTGACGGTGGTGTTCACTCCCGACTTGATCAGTTGcag TTGTTGCTAAAAGGTGCCAGTGAGCGCGGTGCCAAAAGAATTCGTGTTCATGTTCTTACTGATGGTCGAGATGTTTTAGATGGTTCAAGTGTAGGATTCGTGGAGACCCTTGAGAATGATCTTGCAAACTTACGCGCGAAGGGTGTTGATGCCCAAATTGCATCTGGTGGAGGTCGCATGTATGTGACAATGGATCGTTATGAG AATGACTGGGGTGTTGTGAAACGCGGATGGGATGCCCAAGTTCTTGGTGAAGCTCCTCATAAGTTTAGGAGTGCTCTTGAAGCTGTCAAGAAATTGAGGGAGGCTCCTAACATGAGTGATCAATACCTACCACCTTTTGTTATTGTTGATGAACATGGGAAAGCTGTTGGTCCTATAGTGGATGGTGATGCTGTTGTGACTATCAACTTCCGAGCAGATCGAATGGTTATGCTTGCTAAGGCACTTGAATATGAAGACTTTGACTTATTTGATCGTGTTCGGTTCCCTAAAATCCGGTATGCTGGTATGCTTCAGTATGATGGGGAGTTGAAGCTCCCAAGCCGGTACCTTGTTTCTCCTCCAGAGATAGAGAGGACATCTGGTGAATATTTAGTTCATAATGGTGTGTGCACTTTTGCTTGCAG TGAGACTGTCAAATTTGGTCATGTCACTTTCTTCTGGAATGGAAATCGCTCTGGGTGCTTTAATCCAGAGATGGAAGAATATGTGGAAATTCCTAGTGACTCTGGAATTACATTTAATGTGCAACCAAAGATGAAGGCTTTGGAAATTGCTGAAAAGGCTAGGGATGCTATTCTGAGCCGCAAATTCCACCAG GTACGTGTTAACCTACCTAATAGCGACATGGTAGGCCACACGGGAGACATCAAGGCCACAGTTGTGGCTTGCAAGGCTGCTGATGAAGCTGTAAAG ATGATCCTTGACGCAATTGAGCAAGTGGGTGGAATATATGTTGTTACTGCTGATCATGGAAATGCTGAGGACATGGTGAAGAGAAACAAGAAGGGGGAGCCTCTTCTTGACAAGAGTGGCAACATTCAAATACTTACCTCTCACACTCTACAACCA GTGCCTCTTGCGATTGGAGGACCTGGGCTGGCACCTGGTGTAAGATTCCGGAAGGATGTTCCTGATGGTGGGCTTGCCAATGTGGCTGCGACTGTGATGAATCTGCATGGATTCGAGGCTCCTAGTGATTATGAGACAACCCTAATTGAGGTTGTCGATTGA
- the LOC127811711 gene encoding oxygen-evolving enhancer protein 2, chloroplastic produces the protein MAASSTACFLHHVHALSTSSSSRSLSNRYALNKPTQLLLVCRSAHKQDEQQDKAKAASPAAAAADSISRRLALTLLVGAAAVGSKVSPADAAYGEAANIFGKPKTNTDFLPYNGDGFKVLIPAKWNPSKEVEFPGQVLRYEDNFDSNSNVSVMVTPTDKKSITDFGSPEEFLSKVDYLLGKQAYSGKTESEGGFDPNAVATANILETSTPAVGGKPYYFLSVLTRTADGDEGGKHQLITATVSGGKLYICKAQAGDKRWFKGARKFVESAASSFSVA, from the exons ATGGCGGCGTCCAGCACTGCGTGTTTCCTGCACCACGTCCATGCGCTCTccaccagcagcagcagcaggtcTCTCTCCAACCGCTACGCGCTCAACAAGCCCACCCAGCTGCTGCTAGTCTGCCGGTCGGCCCACAAACAGGACGAACAACAAGACAAGGCCAAGGCGGCCTctccagcagcagcagcagcagactCCATCTCTCGCCGCTTGGCCCTCACTCTGCTCGTCGGAGCTGCCGCTGTTGGCTCCAAGGTTTCGCCTGCCGATGCCGCCTACGGCGAAGCTG CAAACATATTTGGGAAGCCGAAGACGAACACGGACTTCTTGCCATACAACGGGGATGGATTCAAGGTGCTGATACCGGCCAAGTGGAACCCAAGCAAGGAAGTGGAGTTCCCAGGGCAGGTGCTGAGGTACGAGGACAACTTCGACTCCAACAGCAACGTCTCCGTCATGGTCACCCCTACTGACAAGAAATCCATCACCGACTTCGGCTCTCCCGAGGAATTCCTCTCCAAA GTCGATTACTTGCTAGGCAAACAAGCCTACTCTGGCAAAACCGAGTCTGAG GGTGGCTTCGACCCGAACGCGGTGGCGACCGCCAACATATTGGAGACTTCGACTCCGGCGGTGGGTGGCAAACCCTACTACTTCTTGTCGGTGTTGACGAGGACTGCCGACGGCGACGAAGGAGGCAAGCACCAGCTGATCACAGCCACCGTCTCCGGCGGCAAGCTCTATATCTGCAAGGCTCAGGCCGGCGACAAGAGATGGTTCAAGGGAGCCAGAAAGTTCGTGGAAAGCGCTGCTAGTTCCTTCAGCGTGGCTTAA
- the LOC127811714 gene encoding reticulon-like protein B8 — MPEGITTERLLNNIMETLTENVSKQKSVSFFEEEKSTSVNAQFNRLFGRQKPIHHLLGGGKSADVLLWRNKKISAGVLAGATAIWVLFEWLHYCFLSLLCFSLVIGMTTQFVWANGSGLLNSKRSPSKVPRLVLSDELFVNIAKTIGAEVKQALGFLQDVACEGNIKQFLVVVLSLCAAAMIGSYCNFLTVLYIGFVAAHTLPVLYEKYEDEVDSFVYNILGQLQHHYRKLDTGMLSKIPRGKFRGMKRE; from the exons ATGCCTGAGGGAATAACAACCGAGAGACTTCTGAACAATATCATGGAAACACTTACCGAAAATGTTTCAAAGCAGAAATCTGTGTCATTTTTTGAGGAAGAGAAATCAACTTCAGTCAATGCTCAGTTCAATAGACTGTTTGGACGCCAGAAGCCTATTCACCATCTTTTGGGGGGTGGAAAAT CTGCTGATGTTCTGTTATGGAGAAACAAGAAGATATCTGCAGGCGTTTTAGCTGGTGCAACCGCTATTTGGGTGCTCTTTGAGTGGCTTCATTACTGTTTTCTCTCACTCCTTTGCTTCAGTTTGGTAATTGGTATGACTACTCAGTTTGTTTGGGCAAATGGCTCTGGCTTATTAAACAG CAAAAGGTCTCCATCTAAAGTCCCTCGTCTCGTTTTGTCTGATGAATTATTTGTCAACATTGCCAAGACGATTGGTGCCGAGGTTAAGcaagctctagggtttcttcaGGATGTAGCTTGTGAAGGAAATATTAAGCAGTTTCTAGTG GTTGTACTAAGCTTGTGTGCTGCTGCTATGATTGGAAGTTATTGCAATTTTTTGACCGTCTTGTATATTG GCTTTGTTGCTGCACATACGCTGCCGGTTCTGTATGAGAAGTATGAAGACGAAGTAGACAGCTTTGTGTACAACATCCTAGGACAGCTTCAGCACCACTATCGGAAGCTGGATACGGGTATGCTCAGCAAAATTCCCAGAGGAAAGTTCAGAGGAATGAAGCGTGAATGA